A genomic window from Vitis riparia cultivar Riparia Gloire de Montpellier isolate 1030 chromosome 18, EGFV_Vit.rip_1.0, whole genome shotgun sequence includes:
- the LOC117906053 gene encoding protein MIZU-KUSSEI 1 yields the protein MPSVHSSPCYQMENPALLSLLRPTSNEKRSKSSGGFFRMFKLFPLLTSGCKMVALLGRPRRPQIGDSATTGTIFGYRKGRVSLAIQDDPHCVPMFIIELPMLTSLLHKEMASDIIRIALESETKTHKKKLMEEFVWAVYCNGRKIGYSIRRKQMSDEELHVMQLLRGVSMGAGVLPCQSDKDTADGELTYMRARFERVVGSKDSEALHMINPDGAGGPELSIFFVRVH from the coding sequence ATGCCATCAGTGCACTCTAGTCCATGCTACCAAATGGAAAATCCGGCGCTGCTTTCCCTGCTCCGGCCGACTTCTAATGAGAAGCGCTCCAAATCCTCCGGCGGATTCTTTCGAATGTTCAAGCTCTTCCCTCTCCTGACCTCAGGATGCAAGATGGTGGCGCTTCTGGGTCGACCCAGAAGACCCCAGATAGGGGACAGTGCCACCACAGGGACAATTTTTGGGTACCGTAAGGGGCGAGTGAGCCTAGCAATTCAAGATGATCCTCATTGCGTGCCCATGTTCATCATAGAGCTCCCAATGCTTACCAGCCTACTGCATAAAGAGATGGCCTCGGATATAATCAGAATTGCACTCGAGAGCGAGACAAAGACTCACAAGAAGAAGCTAATGGAGGAGTTCGTCTGGGCTGTGTACTGCAATGGCAGAAAGATTGGATACTCGATTAGGAGGAAGCAAATGTCAGACGAGGAGCTTCATGTCATGCAGCTTCTGAGAGGAGTTTCAATGGGGGCAGGCGTGCTTCCTTGCCAGTCCGACAAGGACACCGCAGACGGGGAATTGACATACATGAGGGCCAGATTCGAGCGAGTGGTTGGGTCCAAAGATTCCGAGGCTTTGCACATGATCAACCCAGATGGTGCTGGAGGTCCTGAGTTGAGCATTTTCTTTGTAAGAGTTCATTAA